A window of the Archocentrus centrarchus isolate MPI-CPG fArcCen1 chromosome 9, fArcCen1, whole genome shotgun sequence genome harbors these coding sequences:
- the shoc1 gene encoding protein shortage in chiasmata 1 ortholog isoform X3 yields MIPYSRAGLKRNKFNPIMPEKDRRAQTEVFPAVRYKAFDYVFEASTSMKVTMNLLALPAPYMTGTGDLYPHSGKLPEDTYRTPWVRGQVISTCRLSVGGSVLDDLRGKKQPVNSPERFDVKDSVEVIPSSNPDSLQDLDEDLYVCLLKDSQTDGPCQESFFKWTPDEITLQDKSEDLLLSEELIAVNHLAEFKRHLPTLTIMLSRLRTLAVAEPLLSSSGDTISENNMFSCFEDCTCYEKLPEVDASDVQTCADIQEEFVKEPLVKGELLLLPAVVDVCQLTTENCTAFSSICSRANVCTELMDEEVPVLDVLQKASLSNPSVEISKFDVPEESKMNGGVIESEFAGCDALPAKMELESTLTPTPLKRQTHICPSTSELQKEELSPCCRISLVSPRAQKEMKVALWKAEKHPAFVVGFLLSEPQIYESAVDFQPLWEALKVTKLEKESFISTADRLEMGVLQLSLSCCSEFTESLKSEFPSTREETVEDFSKLPPEHVEVDSILIKPTTEALLQKETAVDSSLNVSQKPALSTVNKDVKPAAAISAKDVIGDKMFSEAAACSSAHKKVTNREGNDYNIELSAHISEQAVPSTLNTRDGHRGLLFTRHPPELDLDPLATFMMLRSQQIAPITAPPQSPASTAEDVVSKKALEISAPEVNQQTPSSQLQPSLVQNQTLDARPANTNAASSRNASREEKPAAPWTGQLLGKPQQRQESQVVKVKATDSQQRAYCELLAFAQPCLSSARQLGLNFPGCEDFSCLAPDQTHFLLKQQERALCRTPAQTAELIKDQEVLFNQVALIHVLVTFKEMLLKCDLSTGLEYLTKAAEACAEQSLQQLLKRLHIILYLSQKNQEPSLKLQKLQQLVAEWLNSRKGQNTSDKILIIVSVDSDGSRLTIISSLNQVTAAVCPEQDEKKLNGAAVVSSVPDSVCVVVYEQDIGPNFPWTCFSLVVEYDHPGQSPWSAICRERSISHLTFNTSVCAAENTLWCLEDNVPYVLFVTEGLLNCPLLLQTLESGDGELLFSCAVKRVCRRFNVTVLERSHSPSLQMLGGIHNYTVITVDESTAIVIQQQDELCHERASEGLVMRLTALSLQYSLCWLILHCPDSQGGGFSSEAFNNLVLVYSSLVLFSMKSEDLDVKVLIVSDLLEIAKSISRICFHRLMSSDREPLSFLNRDWLTVMPSQEEKSLSQFPGINPLVGQLMLSRAPSFQWLLAASLSQLKELLPEVPHKVLKLFSDTTSLYPLAADPKYPQTFTTEITQQSGPQTNTDEYESMKSPHPDLLCSNQNTTFLFGVTDAEESFFKQDPTLQDGNSDFRLDLSDSVGSPDVYFQGSWTTSDPRKEDGKLSGWRSLPGVVGRVVERSVNEWTHRAPPNDYTLSLHPADTPFKLDSTFSSSPILQKPASTQMSTYPTLYNDLYPPSQHSLSPPTGVMWGRGPIGSTCFSKDGGMTSFSVNYSYRCWTGRERKRSAETAGLAGSVLTPLKKEGRLSYERVPGRSDGQTRLKLF; encoded by the exons atGATACCTTACAGCAGAGCAGGATTAAAACGCAATAAATTTAATCCCATCAT GCCAGAAAAGGACAGGCGGGCCCAGACTGAAGTCTTTCCTGCTGTCAGATATAAAGCGTTCGATTATGTTTTTGAG GCCAGCACCAGTATGAAGGTCACGATGAACCTGCTGGCTCTGCCAGCACCTTACATGACTGGTACCGGTGACCTGTACCCCCACAGTGGAAAGCTACCTGAAGACACCTACAGGACACCGTGGGTCAGAG GACAGGTTATCTCCACCTGCAGACTCAGTGTTGGTGGGTCTGTACTCGATgatctgagaggaaaaaaacaaccagTAAATTCACCTGAAAG ATTTGATGTGAAAGACAGTGTGGAGGTGATACCCAGCTCTAATCCTGACTCACTGCAGGATTTAGATGAAGATTTGTATGTTTGCCTTTTAAAAGACTCACAGACCGACGGTCCATGTCAGGAATCGTTTTTTAAGTGGACACCTGACGAGATCACGCTGCAGGATAAGAGCGAAG ACCTCCTCTTGTCAGAAGAGCTCATTGCAGTCAATCACCTGGCAGAGTTTAAGAGACATTTACCCACGCTGACCATCATGTTGTCCAGATTGAGGACACTTGCTGTAGCTGAGCCTCTGCTGAGCTCATCGGGAGACACCATCTCAGAAAACAACATGTTCAG CTGTTTTGAGGACTGCACATGTTATGAAAAACTTCCAGAGGTGGACGCCAGCGATGTTCAGACGTGTGCAGACATTCAAGAGGAGTTTGTTAAAGAGCCACTCGTGAAGGGAGAG TTGTTGCTGTTGCCTGCTGTAGTGGATGTTTGTCAGCTGACCACAGAAAACTGCACAGCGTTTTCAAGCATCTGCAGTCGTGCGAATGTTTGCACCGAGCTGATGGATGAGGAGGTTCCAGTCCTAGATGTGCTGCAAAAAG CTTCTCTTTCAAATCCTTCAGTGGAGATTTCCAAGTTTGATGTACCTGAAGAATCCAAGATGAATGGAGGTGTGATTGAGTCAGAATTTGCAG GATGTGATGCGCTTCCAGCCAAAATGGAGCTGGAGTCGACTCTGACCCCGACTCCCCTGAAGAGACAAACTCACATCTGTCCGTCCACCTCTGAACTCCAGAAGGAAGAGCTGTCTCCTTGTTGCAGAAT ATCTTTGGTGTCACCAAGAGCTCAGAAAGAGATGAAGGTGGCACTTTGGAAGGCAGAGAAGCACCCGGCCTTTGTGGTGGGCTTTCTGTTATCAG AGCCTCAAATTTATGAGTCAGCTGTTGACTTCCAGCCTCTGTGGGAAGCCTTAAAAGTTACCAAATTGGAGAAAGAAAGTTTTATCAGCACTGCTGACAGACTGGAGATGGGAGTCCTGCAGTTatctttgagctgctgctctgagttcACAGAGAGCTTGAAGTCTGAGTTTCCCTCCACCAGAGAGGAAACGGTGGAAGATTTCAGCAAACTGCCACCTGAACACGTGGAGG TTGACTCCATTCTAATAAAGCCCACAACTGAAGCTCTTCTCCAAAAGGAAACTGCTGTTGATTCATCTCTGAACGTCTCCCAGAAGCCTGCGCTCAGCACGGTGAATAAGGACGTGAAACCAGCTGCTGCCATCAGCGCCAAAGATGTCATTGGTGACAAGATGTTCTCAGAAGCTGCAGCCTGTTCTTCAGCTCATAAGAAAGTCACCAACAGAGAAGGAAATGACTATAATATAGAGCTGAGTGCCCACATTTCTGAGCAAGCTGTCCCCTCCACACTAAATACCAGAGATGGTCACAGAGGTTTGCTGTTTACAAGACATCCACCAGAGCTGGACCTCGACCCCCTGGCCACCTTCATGATGCTGAGGTCTCAGCAGATCGCTCCCATTACTGCACCACCTCAGAGCCCAGCCAGCACTGCAG aggACGTTGTTTCAAAGAAGGCTCTAGAGATCTCAG CGCCTGAGGTGAACCAACAAACACCATCGTCACAGCTGCAGCCTTCTCTGGTGCAGAATCAAACACTGGATGCGAGGCCAGCCAACACGAATGCTGCGTCTTCCAGAAATGCTTCCAGAGAGGAAAAACCCGCTGCTCCGTGGACGGGTCAACTCCTTGGAAAACCACAGCAGAGACAGGAAAGCCAAGTAGTTAAGGTCAAAGCTACAG ACAGCCAGCAGCGAGCCTACTGTGAGCTCCTGGCCTTCGCTCAGCCTTGTCTGAGCTCTGCCAGACAGCTGGGGCTCAACTTCCCGGGGTGTGAAGACTTCAGCTGCTTGGCACCAGACCAAACTCACTTCCTCCTCAAACAACAGGAGAGGGCGCTCTGCAGGACCCCAGCACAGACTGCAGAACTGATCAAAG ATCAGGAAGTGCTTTTCAACCAGGTGGCTCTGATCCATGTGCTGGTGACATTTAAGGAGATGCTGCTGAAGTGCGACCTCAGTACGGGTCTGG AGTACCTGACGAAGGCAGCTGAGGCGTGTGCAGAGCAgagtctgcagcagctgctgaagagGCTGCACATCATCCTCTACCTCAGTCAGAAGAACCAAGAGCCCAGCCTCAAACtgcagaagctgcagcagctggtggCTGAGTGGCTGAACAGCAGGAAAGGGCAGAACACCTCAGATAAA ATTCTTATCATCGTATCAGTTGACTCTGATGGCAGCAGATTAACAATAATCAGCAGCTTGAACCAGGTTACAG ctgcagtttgtcCAGAGCAGGATGAGAAAAAGCTGAACGGTGCCGCTGTAGTCAGCAG TGTgcctgacagtgtgtgtgtggtggtgtatGAACAGGATATTGGCCCCAACTTCCCCTGGACCTGTTTCTCTCTGGTGGTTGAGTACGACCATCCAGGCCAGTCTCCGTGGTCTGCGATCTGTAGGGAGAGGAGCATCAGCCACCTAACGTTCAACACCAGCGTCTGTGCTGCTG AGAATACCTTGTGGTGTCTGGAGGACAATGTGCCATACGTGTTATTCGTGACGGAGGGGCTTCTTAACTGTCcgctgctgctgcaaacactCGAGTCAGG CGATGGTGAGCTGCTGTTTAGCTGTGCGGTGAAACGTGTCTGTCGCAGGTTCAATGTGACGGTGCTGGAGAGGAGCCACTCTCCTTCCCTGCAGATGCTCGGGGGGATCCACAACTACACGGTGATCACAGTGGATGAAAGCACCGCCATTGTCATTCAG cagcaggatgaactgtgTCACGAGCGAGCCAGTGAGGGGCTGGTGATGAGGCTGACTGCTCTCTCTCTTCAGTACAGCTTGTGCTGGCTCATTCTCCACTGCCCAGACAGTCAGGGAGGAGG ATTTTCCAGTGAAGCCTTCAACAACTTGGTGTTGGTCTATTCATCTCTGGTGCTGTTCAGCATGAAGTCTGAGGATCTGGATGTGAAG GTGCTGATAGTGTCGGATCTTTTGGAAATAGCAAAGTCCATCAGTCGGATTTGCTTCCACCGCCTGATGTCCAGTGACAGAGAGCCTCTCAGCTTCCTGAATAGAGACTGGCTGACTGTGATGCCCTCACAG GAAGAAAAGAGCTTGTCACAGTTCCCTGGCATCAACCCTCTGGTTGGACAGCTGATGCTGAGCAGAGCTCCATCCTTCCAGTGGCTCCTGGCGGCCTCTCTGTCTCAGCTCAAGGAGCTGCTCCCTGAGGTGCCACATAAAGTGCTCAAG CTGTTCAGTGACACCACCTCCCTGTATCCGCTGGCAGCAGATCCAAAATACCCTCAGACCTTTACCACTGAAATAACCCAACAAAGCGGCCCACAGACCAATACTGATGAATATGAAAGCATGAAGTCCCCCCATCCAGACCTGCTCTGTAGCAACCAGAATACCACCTTCCTGTTCGGAGTCACGGATGCAGAGGAGAGCTTCTTTAAACAAGACCCGACACTCCAGGATGGCAATTCAGATTTCAGACTTGACCTGAGTGATTCTGTTGGCAGCCCAGATGTTTATTTCCAGGGAAGCTGGACCACGAGTGATCCACGGAAAGAGGACGGGAAGCTTTCTGGCTGGAGGAGCCTACCCGGGGTGGTGGGGAGGGTTGTTGAAAGATCAGTCAATGAGTGGACGCACAGGGCTCCACCAAACGATTACACCTTGTCTTTACACCCTGCTGACACTCCGTTCAAACTGGACTCCACCTTCAGTTCCAGTCCCATCCTCCAGAAACCAGCCAGCACCCAAATGTCCACATACCCTACACTCTACAATGACCTTTATCCTCCCAGCCAGCACAGTTTGAGCCCACCTACAGGTGTCATGTGGGGTCGAGGTCCAATTGGTAGCACCTGCTTCTCCAAGGATGGAGGGATGACATCATTTTCAGTGAACTACAGCTACAGATGCTGGACAGGACGGGAGAGGAAGAGAAGTGCAGAGACGGCAGGCTTGGCTGGATCAG
- the shoc1 gene encoding protein shortage in chiasmata 1 ortholog isoform X2 — protein sequence MIPYSRAGLKRNKFNPIMPEKDRRAQTEVFPAVRYKAFDYVFEASTSMKVTMNLLALPAPYMTGTGDLYPHSGKLPEDTYRTPWVRGQVISTCRLSVGGSVLDDLRGKKQPVNSPERFDVKDSVEVIPSSNPDSLQDLDEDLYVCLLKDSQTDGPCQESFFKWTPDEITLQDKSEDLLLSEELIAVNHLAEFKRHLPTLTIMLSRLRTLAVAEPLLSSSGDTISENNMFSCFEDCTCYEKLPEVDASDVQTCADIQEEFVKEPLVKGELLLLPAVVDVCQLTTENCTAFSSICSRANVCTELMDEEVPVLDVLQKASLSNPSVEISKFDVPEESKMNGGVIESEFAGCDALPAKMELESTLTPTPLKRQTHICPSTSELQKEELSPCCRISLVSPRAQKEMKVALWKAEKHPAFVVGFLLSEPQIYESAVDFQPLWEALKVTKLEKESFISTADRLEMGVLQLSLSCCSEFTESLKSEFPSTREETVEDFSKLPPEHVEVDSILIKPTTEALLQKETAVDSSLNVSQKPALSTVNKDVKPAAAISAKDVIGDKMFSEAAACSSAHKKVTNREGNDYNIELSAHISEQAVPSTLNTRDGHRGLLFTRHPPELDLDPLATFMMLRSQQIAPITAPPQSPASTAEDVVSKKALEISAPEVNQQTPSSQLQPSLVQNQTLDARPANTNAASSRNASREEKPAAPWTGQLLGKPQQRQESQVVKVKATDSQQRAYCELLAFAQPCLSSARQLGLNFPGCEDFSCLAPDQTHFLLKQQERALCRTPAQTAELIKDQEVLFNQVALIHVLVTFKEMLLKCDLSTGLEYLTKAAEACAEQSLQQLLKRLHIILYLSQKNQEPSLKLQKLQQLVAEWLNSRKGQNTSDKILIIVSVDSDGSRLTIISSLNQVTGAAAVCPEQDEKKLNGAAVVSSVPDSVCVVVYEQDIGPNFPWTCFSLVVEYDHPGQSPWSAICRERSISHLTFNTSVCAAENTLWCLEDNVPYVLFVTEGLLNCPLLLQTLESGDGELLFSCAVKRVCRRFNVTVLERSHSPSLQMLGGIHNYTVITVDESTAIVIQQDELCHERASEGLVMRLTALSLQYSLCWLILHCPDSQGGGFSSEAFNNLVLVYSSLVLFSMKSEDLDVKVLIVSDLLEIAKSISRICFHRLMSSDREPLSFLNRDWLTVMPSQEEKSLSQFPGINPLVGQLMLSRAPSFQWLLAASLSQLKELLPEVPHKVLKLFSDTTSLYPLAADPKYPQTFTTEITQQSGPQTNTDEYESMKSPHPDLLCSNQNTTFLFGVTDAEESFFKQDPTLQDGNSDFRLDLSDSVGSPDVYFQGSWTTSDPRKEDGKLSGWRSLPGVVGRVVERSVNEWTHRAPPNDYTLSLHPADTPFKLDSTFSSSPILQKPASTQMSTYPTLYNDLYPPSQHSLSPPTGVMWGRGPIGSTCFSKDGGMTSFSVNYSYRCWTGRERKRSAETAGLAGSVLTPLKKEGRLSYERVPGRSDGQTRLKLF from the exons atGATACCTTACAGCAGAGCAGGATTAAAACGCAATAAATTTAATCCCATCAT GCCAGAAAAGGACAGGCGGGCCCAGACTGAAGTCTTTCCTGCTGTCAGATATAAAGCGTTCGATTATGTTTTTGAG GCCAGCACCAGTATGAAGGTCACGATGAACCTGCTGGCTCTGCCAGCACCTTACATGACTGGTACCGGTGACCTGTACCCCCACAGTGGAAAGCTACCTGAAGACACCTACAGGACACCGTGGGTCAGAG GACAGGTTATCTCCACCTGCAGACTCAGTGTTGGTGGGTCTGTACTCGATgatctgagaggaaaaaaacaaccagTAAATTCACCTGAAAG ATTTGATGTGAAAGACAGTGTGGAGGTGATACCCAGCTCTAATCCTGACTCACTGCAGGATTTAGATGAAGATTTGTATGTTTGCCTTTTAAAAGACTCACAGACCGACGGTCCATGTCAGGAATCGTTTTTTAAGTGGACACCTGACGAGATCACGCTGCAGGATAAGAGCGAAG ACCTCCTCTTGTCAGAAGAGCTCATTGCAGTCAATCACCTGGCAGAGTTTAAGAGACATTTACCCACGCTGACCATCATGTTGTCCAGATTGAGGACACTTGCTGTAGCTGAGCCTCTGCTGAGCTCATCGGGAGACACCATCTCAGAAAACAACATGTTCAG CTGTTTTGAGGACTGCACATGTTATGAAAAACTTCCAGAGGTGGACGCCAGCGATGTTCAGACGTGTGCAGACATTCAAGAGGAGTTTGTTAAAGAGCCACTCGTGAAGGGAGAG TTGTTGCTGTTGCCTGCTGTAGTGGATGTTTGTCAGCTGACCACAGAAAACTGCACAGCGTTTTCAAGCATCTGCAGTCGTGCGAATGTTTGCACCGAGCTGATGGATGAGGAGGTTCCAGTCCTAGATGTGCTGCAAAAAG CTTCTCTTTCAAATCCTTCAGTGGAGATTTCCAAGTTTGATGTACCTGAAGAATCCAAGATGAATGGAGGTGTGATTGAGTCAGAATTTGCAG GATGTGATGCGCTTCCAGCCAAAATGGAGCTGGAGTCGACTCTGACCCCGACTCCCCTGAAGAGACAAACTCACATCTGTCCGTCCACCTCTGAACTCCAGAAGGAAGAGCTGTCTCCTTGTTGCAGAAT ATCTTTGGTGTCACCAAGAGCTCAGAAAGAGATGAAGGTGGCACTTTGGAAGGCAGAGAAGCACCCGGCCTTTGTGGTGGGCTTTCTGTTATCAG AGCCTCAAATTTATGAGTCAGCTGTTGACTTCCAGCCTCTGTGGGAAGCCTTAAAAGTTACCAAATTGGAGAAAGAAAGTTTTATCAGCACTGCTGACAGACTGGAGATGGGAGTCCTGCAGTTatctttgagctgctgctctgagttcACAGAGAGCTTGAAGTCTGAGTTTCCCTCCACCAGAGAGGAAACGGTGGAAGATTTCAGCAAACTGCCACCTGAACACGTGGAGG TTGACTCCATTCTAATAAAGCCCACAACTGAAGCTCTTCTCCAAAAGGAAACTGCTGTTGATTCATCTCTGAACGTCTCCCAGAAGCCTGCGCTCAGCACGGTGAATAAGGACGTGAAACCAGCTGCTGCCATCAGCGCCAAAGATGTCATTGGTGACAAGATGTTCTCAGAAGCTGCAGCCTGTTCTTCAGCTCATAAGAAAGTCACCAACAGAGAAGGAAATGACTATAATATAGAGCTGAGTGCCCACATTTCTGAGCAAGCTGTCCCCTCCACACTAAATACCAGAGATGGTCACAGAGGTTTGCTGTTTACAAGACATCCACCAGAGCTGGACCTCGACCCCCTGGCCACCTTCATGATGCTGAGGTCTCAGCAGATCGCTCCCATTACTGCACCACCTCAGAGCCCAGCCAGCACTGCAG aggACGTTGTTTCAAAGAAGGCTCTAGAGATCTCAG CGCCTGAGGTGAACCAACAAACACCATCGTCACAGCTGCAGCCTTCTCTGGTGCAGAATCAAACACTGGATGCGAGGCCAGCCAACACGAATGCTGCGTCTTCCAGAAATGCTTCCAGAGAGGAAAAACCCGCTGCTCCGTGGACGGGTCAACTCCTTGGAAAACCACAGCAGAGACAGGAAAGCCAAGTAGTTAAGGTCAAAGCTACAG ACAGCCAGCAGCGAGCCTACTGTGAGCTCCTGGCCTTCGCTCAGCCTTGTCTGAGCTCTGCCAGACAGCTGGGGCTCAACTTCCCGGGGTGTGAAGACTTCAGCTGCTTGGCACCAGACCAAACTCACTTCCTCCTCAAACAACAGGAGAGGGCGCTCTGCAGGACCCCAGCACAGACTGCAGAACTGATCAAAG ATCAGGAAGTGCTTTTCAACCAGGTGGCTCTGATCCATGTGCTGGTGACATTTAAGGAGATGCTGCTGAAGTGCGACCTCAGTACGGGTCTGG AGTACCTGACGAAGGCAGCTGAGGCGTGTGCAGAGCAgagtctgcagcagctgctgaagagGCTGCACATCATCCTCTACCTCAGTCAGAAGAACCAAGAGCCCAGCCTCAAACtgcagaagctgcagcagctggtggCTGAGTGGCTGAACAGCAGGAAAGGGCAGAACACCTCAGATAAA ATTCTTATCATCGTATCAGTTGACTCTGATGGCAGCAGATTAACAATAATCAGCAGCTTGAACCAGGTTACAG gtgcagctgcagtttgtcCAGAGCAGGATGAGAAAAAGCTGAACGGTGCCGCTGTAGTCAGCAG TGTgcctgacagtgtgtgtgtggtggtgtatGAACAGGATATTGGCCCCAACTTCCCCTGGACCTGTTTCTCTCTGGTGGTTGAGTACGACCATCCAGGCCAGTCTCCGTGGTCTGCGATCTGTAGGGAGAGGAGCATCAGCCACCTAACGTTCAACACCAGCGTCTGTGCTGCTG AGAATACCTTGTGGTGTCTGGAGGACAATGTGCCATACGTGTTATTCGTGACGGAGGGGCTTCTTAACTGTCcgctgctgctgcaaacactCGAGTCAGG CGATGGTGAGCTGCTGTTTAGCTGTGCGGTGAAACGTGTCTGTCGCAGGTTCAATGTGACGGTGCTGGAGAGGAGCCACTCTCCTTCCCTGCAGATGCTCGGGGGGATCCACAACTACACGGTGATCACAGTGGATGAAAGCACCGCCATTGTCATTCAG caggatgaactgtgTCACGAGCGAGCCAGTGAGGGGCTGGTGATGAGGCTGACTGCTCTCTCTCTTCAGTACAGCTTGTGCTGGCTCATTCTCCACTGCCCAGACAGTCAGGGAGGAGG ATTTTCCAGTGAAGCCTTCAACAACTTGGTGTTGGTCTATTCATCTCTGGTGCTGTTCAGCATGAAGTCTGAGGATCTGGATGTGAAG GTGCTGATAGTGTCGGATCTTTTGGAAATAGCAAAGTCCATCAGTCGGATTTGCTTCCACCGCCTGATGTCCAGTGACAGAGAGCCTCTCAGCTTCCTGAATAGAGACTGGCTGACTGTGATGCCCTCACAG GAAGAAAAGAGCTTGTCACAGTTCCCTGGCATCAACCCTCTGGTTGGACAGCTGATGCTGAGCAGAGCTCCATCCTTCCAGTGGCTCCTGGCGGCCTCTCTGTCTCAGCTCAAGGAGCTGCTCCCTGAGGTGCCACATAAAGTGCTCAAG CTGTTCAGTGACACCACCTCCCTGTATCCGCTGGCAGCAGATCCAAAATACCCTCAGACCTTTACCACTGAAATAACCCAACAAAGCGGCCCACAGACCAATACTGATGAATATGAAAGCATGAAGTCCCCCCATCCAGACCTGCTCTGTAGCAACCAGAATACCACCTTCCTGTTCGGAGTCACGGATGCAGAGGAGAGCTTCTTTAAACAAGACCCGACACTCCAGGATGGCAATTCAGATTTCAGACTTGACCTGAGTGATTCTGTTGGCAGCCCAGATGTTTATTTCCAGGGAAGCTGGACCACGAGTGATCCACGGAAAGAGGACGGGAAGCTTTCTGGCTGGAGGAGCCTACCCGGGGTGGTGGGGAGGGTTGTTGAAAGATCAGTCAATGAGTGGACGCACAGGGCTCCACCAAACGATTACACCTTGTCTTTACACCCTGCTGACACTCCGTTCAAACTGGACTCCACCTTCAGTTCCAGTCCCATCCTCCAGAAACCAGCCAGCACCCAAATGTCCACATACCCTACACTCTACAATGACCTTTATCCTCCCAGCCAGCACAGTTTGAGCCCACCTACAGGTGTCATGTGGGGTCGAGGTCCAATTGGTAGCACCTGCTTCTCCAAGGATGGAGGGATGACATCATTTTCAGTGAACTACAGCTACAGATGCTGGACAGGACGGGAGAGGAAGAGAAGTGCAGAGACGGCAGGCTTGGCTGGATCAG